In Malus sylvestris chromosome 15, drMalSylv7.2, whole genome shotgun sequence, a single genomic region encodes these proteins:
- the LOC126602096 gene encoding pentatricopeptide repeat-containing protein At2g36980, mitochondrial isoform X1: MICTQNLFHTTSKIVALARSGQITCARKIFNEMPFRDSIAWNAMLTSYTQLDFHNESLSLFQCMRISDTRPDHFTLTATLSACAGAYELQCGTQIHALVTVLGYQSYLPVNNALIDMYGKCLNPLSARKVFEEMKRRNEVSWCSFLFAQTNSAQFNIAHEVFSMMPKRVEIAWNIMIAGYARNGEVESCLALLKEMTESMCQPDQWTFSALMNACAEALEFWCGCMVHALVIKSGWSSAAEVKNSVLSFYAEVGCHENAIRIFESIGTLTQVSWNAMIDTYMKVGNTHEAFLVFQRAPEKNIVSWTSMIAGFAKNGPGEEAGSFFVDMVRSGVQPDEFTFGAVLHACSSLAVLGHGKMVHGCILRYGFHAYIFIGNGLVNMYAKCGDLEGSVHIFCNIPDKDLVSWNAMLFAFGLHGQAIQAVQVFEEMVENGVKPDNVTFIGLLMSCSHAGLIEESRVLFETMRSVYGLSPEMDHVTCMVDMLGRGGYLAEAKELVDKYSEVGGGETSSCEALLGACSAQGDIGFGRSLGESLKILEPHKEASYVSLSNLYCASGQWKEAEMVRMMMVDQGVKKMPGCSWIQVRNKVKAFVAGEHSYSCMNDELCNVLTFIDFEMRNPCCCVGVQI; encoded by the coding sequence ATGATATGCactcaaaatttgtttcatacaaCGTCAAAGATAGTAGCCCTTGCAAGATCTGGTCAAATAACATGTGCTCGCAAAATTTTCAACGAAATGCCTTTCAGAGACTCTATTGCTTGGAATGCAATGCTTACTAGCTATACGCAACTGGACTTTCATAATGAATCTCTCTCACTTTTCCAGTGCATGAGAATCTCTGACACTAGGCCAGATCACTTTACCCTCACTGCAACTTTAAGTGCGTGTGCCGGTGCATACGAGCTTCAGTGTGGAACCCAAATTCACGCGCTAGTTACTGTTTTGGGTTACCAGTCTTACTTGCCGGTTAATAATGCGCTTATTGATATGTATGGGAAGTGTTTGAATCCCTTGAGCGCTAGGaaagtttttgaagaaatgaAACGTAGGAATGAGGTGTCTTGGTGTTCGTTTTTATTTGCACAGACAAACTCTGCTCAGTTCAACATTGCCCATGAAGTGTTTTCTATGATGCCAAAAAGGGTTGAGATAGCTTGGAATATTATGATTGCTGGTTATGCACGAAATGGAGAAGTGGAGTCTTGTTTGGCTTTGTTGAAAGAGATGACAGAGAGTATGTGTCAGCCAGATCAATGGACTTTCAGTGCTCTCATGAATGCTTGTGCTGAAGCATTAGAATTTTGGTGTGGTTGCATGGTACATGCTCTTGTCATTAAAAGTGGTTGGAGCTCAGCTGCAGAGGTCAAGAACTCGGTTTTAAGTTTTTATGCTGAAGTAGGCTGCCATGAAAATGCAATAAGGATTTTTGAATCCATTGgaactctaacacaagtgtCCTGGAATGCCATGATTGATACCTACATGAAAGTGGGGAATACTCACGAAGCATTTCTTGTATTTCAGCGGGCCCCTGAAAAGAATATTGTTTCCTGGACATCTATGATCGCTGGATTTGCAAAAAATGGACCTGGAGAAGAAGCTGGTAGCTTCTTTGTGGATATGGTGAGAAGTGGAGTGCAACCAGATGAATTCACATTTGGAGCTGTCCTTCATGCATGTTCAAGCTTGGCAGTACTTGGACATGGTAAGATGGTACATGGTTGCATACTTCGATACGGCTTCCATGCTTATATCTTTATTGGGAATGGCTTAGTTAACATGTATGCTAAATGTGGGGATTTAGAAGGGTCAGTCCATATATTCTGTAACATTCCTGACAAGGATCTAGTATCTTGGAATGCTATGTTATTTGCATTTGGATTGCATGGGCAAGCTATCCAAGCTGTACAGGTTTTTGAAGAGATGGTGGAAAATGGAGTAAAACCGGATAATGTGACCTTCATTGGCCTGCTGATGAGTTGCAGCCATGCTGGGCTTATAGAGGAAAGTCGTGTGCTTTTTGAAACAATGAGATCAGTTTATGGCCTTTCCCCCGAAATGGATCATGTGACATGCATGGTGGATATGCTTGGCAGAGGTGGTTACTTAGCAGAAGCAAAAGAACTGGTAGATAAGTACTCGGAAGTAGGTGGTGGTGAGACCAGCTCATGTGAAGCTCTGCTCGGGGCATGTTCTGCACAGGGGGACATAGGATTTGGAAGAAGTTTGGGCGAAAGTCTGAAGATACTAGAGCCGCATAAAGAGgcgagttatgtgtcactgtcAAATTTGTATTGTGCGAGCGGGCAATGGAAGGAAGCAGAAATGGTTAGGATGATGATGGTTGATCAAGGGGTGAAGAAAATGCCCGGTTGTAGTTGGATACAAGTGAGAAACAAGGTAAAGGCTTTTGTAGCCGGGGAGCATTCGTATTCGTGTATGAACGACGAGTTATGTAATGTATTAACTTTCATTGATTTTGAAATGAGGAATCCATGCTGCTGTGTTGGTGTTCAAATTTGA
- the LOC126602096 gene encoding pentatricopeptide repeat-containing protein At2g36980, mitochondrial isoform X2 produces MRISDTRPDHFTLTATLSACAGAYELQCGTQIHALVTVLGYQSYLPVNNALIDMYGKCLNPLSARKVFEEMKRRNEVSWCSFLFAQTNSAQFNIAHEVFSMMPKRVEIAWNIMIAGYARNGEVESCLALLKEMTESMCQPDQWTFSALMNACAEALEFWCGCMVHALVIKSGWSSAAEVKNSVLSFYAEVGCHENAIRIFESIGTLTQVSWNAMIDTYMKVGNTHEAFLVFQRAPEKNIVSWTSMIAGFAKNGPGEEAGSFFVDMVRSGVQPDEFTFGAVLHACSSLAVLGHGKMVHGCILRYGFHAYIFIGNGLVNMYAKCGDLEGSVHIFCNIPDKDLVSWNAMLFAFGLHGQAIQAVQVFEEMVENGVKPDNVTFIGLLMSCSHAGLIEESRVLFETMRSVYGLSPEMDHVTCMVDMLGRGGYLAEAKELVDKYSEVGGGETSSCEALLGACSAQGDIGFGRSLGESLKILEPHKEASYVSLSNLYCASGQWKEAEMVRMMMVDQGVKKMPGCSWIQVRNKVKAFVAGEHSYSCMNDELCNVLTFIDFEMRNPCCCVGVQI; encoded by the coding sequence ATGAGAATCTCTGACACTAGGCCAGATCACTTTACCCTCACTGCAACTTTAAGTGCGTGTGCCGGTGCATACGAGCTTCAGTGTGGAACCCAAATTCACGCGCTAGTTACTGTTTTGGGTTACCAGTCTTACTTGCCGGTTAATAATGCGCTTATTGATATGTATGGGAAGTGTTTGAATCCCTTGAGCGCTAGGaaagtttttgaagaaatgaAACGTAGGAATGAGGTGTCTTGGTGTTCGTTTTTATTTGCACAGACAAACTCTGCTCAGTTCAACATTGCCCATGAAGTGTTTTCTATGATGCCAAAAAGGGTTGAGATAGCTTGGAATATTATGATTGCTGGTTATGCACGAAATGGAGAAGTGGAGTCTTGTTTGGCTTTGTTGAAAGAGATGACAGAGAGTATGTGTCAGCCAGATCAATGGACTTTCAGTGCTCTCATGAATGCTTGTGCTGAAGCATTAGAATTTTGGTGTGGTTGCATGGTACATGCTCTTGTCATTAAAAGTGGTTGGAGCTCAGCTGCAGAGGTCAAGAACTCGGTTTTAAGTTTTTATGCTGAAGTAGGCTGCCATGAAAATGCAATAAGGATTTTTGAATCCATTGgaactctaacacaagtgtCCTGGAATGCCATGATTGATACCTACATGAAAGTGGGGAATACTCACGAAGCATTTCTTGTATTTCAGCGGGCCCCTGAAAAGAATATTGTTTCCTGGACATCTATGATCGCTGGATTTGCAAAAAATGGACCTGGAGAAGAAGCTGGTAGCTTCTTTGTGGATATGGTGAGAAGTGGAGTGCAACCAGATGAATTCACATTTGGAGCTGTCCTTCATGCATGTTCAAGCTTGGCAGTACTTGGACATGGTAAGATGGTACATGGTTGCATACTTCGATACGGCTTCCATGCTTATATCTTTATTGGGAATGGCTTAGTTAACATGTATGCTAAATGTGGGGATTTAGAAGGGTCAGTCCATATATTCTGTAACATTCCTGACAAGGATCTAGTATCTTGGAATGCTATGTTATTTGCATTTGGATTGCATGGGCAAGCTATCCAAGCTGTACAGGTTTTTGAAGAGATGGTGGAAAATGGAGTAAAACCGGATAATGTGACCTTCATTGGCCTGCTGATGAGTTGCAGCCATGCTGGGCTTATAGAGGAAAGTCGTGTGCTTTTTGAAACAATGAGATCAGTTTATGGCCTTTCCCCCGAAATGGATCATGTGACATGCATGGTGGATATGCTTGGCAGAGGTGGTTACTTAGCAGAAGCAAAAGAACTGGTAGATAAGTACTCGGAAGTAGGTGGTGGTGAGACCAGCTCATGTGAAGCTCTGCTCGGGGCATGTTCTGCACAGGGGGACATAGGATTTGGAAGAAGTTTGGGCGAAAGTCTGAAGATACTAGAGCCGCATAAAGAGgcgagttatgtgtcactgtcAAATTTGTATTGTGCGAGCGGGCAATGGAAGGAAGCAGAAATGGTTAGGATGATGATGGTTGATCAAGGGGTGAAGAAAATGCCCGGTTGTAGTTGGATACAAGTGAGAAACAAGGTAAAGGCTTTTGTAGCCGGGGAGCATTCGTATTCGTGTATGAACGACGAGTTATGTAATGTATTAACTTTCATTGATTTTGAAATGAGGAATCCATGCTGCTGTGTTGGTGTTCAAATTTGA
- the LOC126602098 gene encoding bifunctional 3-dehydroquinate dehydratase/shikimate dehydrogenase, chloroplastic-like gives MQSHHITLDSSSSAAGTDGLEVKGNGMRARNSTLLCVPIMAETVDQMVIDMGEAKAVGADLVEIRLDCLKVFNHNQDLKRLVKECPLPTLFSYRPIWEGGQYDGDEKTRLDALRLAMELGADYIDVELQVAREFIDSINGKRPETLKVIVSSHNFQDTPSVEALGNLVARIQATGSDIVKIATTSLDITDVARTFQITVHSQVPFIGLVLGERGLISRILSAKFGGYLTYGRLESGIISAPTQPTVKDLLHLYNFRQIGPDTKVFGVISKPVSHSKSPKLYNEVFNSVGFNGVYAHLLVDDIAKFFQTYSCMDFAGFSVGIPHKEAAVKCCDEVDPVAKSIGAINCIIRRPTDGKLYGFNTDYVGAISAIEEGLKGSPNAGSVTGSPLAGRLFVVIGAGGASKALAYGAKQKGARILIANRTYDRARELADTVGGDAVSLADLCNIPPEDGMILANTTSIGMQPNVGDTPLSKHALKYYSLVFDAIYTPKMTRLLREAEECGVTIVSGLEMFIGQAYEQFEKFTGLPAPKELFRKVMENHS, from the exons ATGCAATCTCATCACATTACG cttgattcttcttcttctgctgctgGTACTGATGGACTGGAAGTGAAAGGTAACGGGATGAGGGCGAGGAACTCGACCTTACTTTGTGTTCCGATAATGGCAGAGACTGTCGATCAGATGGTGATCGATATGGGCGAGGCAAAAGCCGTTGGTGCTGACCTTGTGGAGATTCGATTGGATTGTTTGAAGGTTTTCAATCACAATCAAGATCTCAAGCGTCTAGTGAAAGAGTGCCCTTTGCCGACACTTTTCAGTTATAG GCCAATATGGGAAGGTGGCCAGTACGATGGTGATGAAAAAACTCGACTGGATGCACTTCGATTAGCGATGGAGCTTGGAGCTGATTACATTGATGTCGAGCTTCAG GTTGCTCGTGAATTCATCGACTCTATAAATGGAAAGAGGCCAGAAACTTTAAAAGTCATTGTTTCTTCTCACAACTTTCAAGATACCCCATCTGTGGAGGCTCTTGGCAATCTTGTAGCAAGAATACAAGCTACTGGATCTGACATAGTGAAGATTGCAACCACTTCCCTGGATATAACAGATGTAGCACGCACTTTTCAAATAACCGTTCATTCTCAA GTTCCGTTTATAGGACTTGTACTGGGCGAGAGGGGTTTGATTTCACGGATACTTTCTGCAAAATTTGGCGGTTATCTTACTTATGGTAGGTTGGAGTCTGGAATAATTTCTGCTCCTACTCAACCTACAGTCAAGGATCTATTACATTTATACAATTTCAGACAGATAGGGCCCGACACAAAAGTGTTTGGAGTCATCAGCAAGCCTGTCAGTCACAGCAAATCACCAAAGTTGTACAATGAAGTATTCAATTCAGTCGGTTTCAACGGTGTTTATGCACATTTGTTGGTAGATGATATTGCAAAATTTTTCCAGACATACTCATGCATGGATTTTGCTGGATTCAG CGTTGGTATTCCTCATAAGGAAGCTGCAGTTAAGTGCTGTGATGAGGTTGATCCAGTTGCAAAG TCAATCGGAGCTATTAACTGCATTATAAGGAGACCAACTGACGGGAAGCTATATGGATTCAATACGGACTATGTTGGTGCAATTTCTGCTATTGAGGAAGGCCTGAAAG GTTCGCCTAATGCTGGCAGTGTAACTGGTTCCCCTTTAGCTGGTAGGCTGTTTGTTGTCATCGGTGCTGGTGGTGCAAGCAAGGCACTTGCCTATGGTGCAAAGCAGAAGGGAGCAAGGATTCTAATTGCCAATCGCACATATG ATCGAGCCAGAGAACTTGCAGACACCGTAGGTGGTGACGCGGTATCTCTTGCTGATCTATGCAATATCCCTCCAGAGGATGGCATGATTCTTGCAAACACAACATCGATTGGAATGCAACCGAACGTTGGTGACACACCCCTTTCCAAG CATGCTCTGAAATATTATTCATTGGTTTTCGACGCCATTTACACCCCAAAAATGACGAGACTGTTGAGGGAAGCAGAAGAATGTGGTGTCACAATTGTGAGTGGGTTGGAGATGTTCATAGGACAGGCATATGAACAGTTTGAGAAGTTCACTGGATTGCCAG CTCCAAAGGAACTATTTAGAAAAGTCATGGAAAATCACTCCTGA